One Buteo buteo chromosome 31, bButBut1.hap1.1, whole genome shotgun sequence genomic region harbors:
- the LOC142025987 gene encoding olfactory receptor 14A16-like has product MVWILLRGVSPTLLCFPPWTGPYVQWKQMSNGSSITEFLLLTFADTSELQLLHFWLFLGIYLAALLGNGLIITAIACDHHLHTPMYFFLLNLSLLDLGAISTIVPKSMANSLWDTRAISYTECAAQVSLFLFLMSAEYFLLTVMAYDRYVAICKPLHYGTLLGSRACVHMAAAAWGSGFLHAVLHTANTFSLPFCKGNAVDQFFCEIPQILKLSCSDSFLREAGLLISTSFLAFGCFVFILLSYVQIFRAVLRIPSEQRRHKAFSTCLPHLAVVSLVISTGVFSCLKPSSTSSPSLDVVLAVLYSVVPPALNPLIYSMRNQELKDALRKLVTEWFSAATVFLRSSASESQCMT; this is encoded by the coding sequence ATGGTTTGGATTCTTCTCAGAGGAGTCTCCCCTACCTTactgtgttttcctccttgGACAGGTCCCTATGTCCAGTGGAAGCAGATGTCCAACGGCAGCTCCATCACAGAGTTCCTCCTCTTGACATTTGCAGACACAAGcgagctgcagctcttgcacttctggctcttcctgggcatctacctggctgccctcctgggaaACGGCCTCATCATCACAGCCATAGCCTGTGACCACCACCTCCACacccccatgtacttcttcctcctcaacctctccctcctcgaTCTGGGCGCCATCTCCACCATTGTCCCCAAATCCATGGCCAATTCCCTCTGGGACACCAGGGCCATCTCTTACACAGAATGTGCTGCTcaagtttctctctttttatttctgatgtcagcagagtattttcttctcactgtcatggcctatgaccgctacgttgccatctgcaaacccctgcactacgggaccctcctgggcagcagagcttgtgtccacatggcagcagctgcctggggcagtgggtttctccatgctgtgctgcacactgccaatacattttcactaccgTTCTGCAAGGGCAATGCTgtggaccagttcttctgtgaaatcccccagatcctcaagctctcctgctcagaCTCCTTCCTCAGGGAAGCTGGGCTTCTtatttcaacttcttttttagcttttgggtgttttgttttcattttactgtcCTATGTTCAGATCTTCAGGGCCGTGCTGAGGATCCCCTCTGAGCAGAGacggcacaaagccttttccacgtgcctccctcacctggctGTCGTCTCCCTGGTTATCAGCACTGGAGTGTTTTCTTGCCTGAAGCCTTCAtctacctcctccccatccctggatgTGGTGTTAGCTGTTCTGTACTCAGTGGTTCCTCCAGCTCTGAACcccctcatctacagcatgagaAACCAGGAGCTCAAGGATGCCCTGAGAAAACTGGTAACTGAATGGTTTTCAGCAGCCACAGTCTTCCTACGTTCCTCTGCAAGTGAATCCCAGTGTATGACATGA